TGGATCGGACCACGTGGACGACTACGACGTTTCTACTCGACACCGCAGGTCGCGTGACGCACGCCGCCGCGGAGGATGGGACGCAATATCCGCGCGTGGAGTGAGTGCGCGCGACAGCGGAACAAGCAGTGATCAGCAGACCGGTTTGCCCCCCTGCACGTACAAAATTCCGAACTTCCGTTGTGCCAATAATCGGACCCGTTTCCCCCGAGACGGTGTGAATACGCCTAACTCGGCATTGTGCGGGCTGATTATCCTCGGACACCCGTTGGCATCAGTCTTGCTTTCACGGTGCTGTACAGAGAGCGCTAGAAACTCTGTCAGGAGGTTACAATGGAAAAGGGAAACGATATTGGCCTATCTCCTCAGGCAGTATTGGAAGAGCGAGCGGCCATTTGGAATTTTTTCAAAGAAGTCCGACACAAGAGCATTCTTCTGGTCGAGGGCACGCATTCGCAAGAAAACCTACGATATAAAAAGGAGTCGCCGGATGCAGGGCGCGGAATCCTCTCCATCGCAAAGACGCTCAAGGAATTGGGGTTACGATATTCGCTGATAGAATCTACCGATCCGGAATTGGATCGGGCGATCACACAATCCGATGTCGTTTTTATCTATGCGCATGGGGAATATGGTGAAGATGGACGTTTACAAGGATGGCTTGATTACAAAGGCATTGCCTATATAGGTCCCGGCGTCTTTGGTAGCGCTCTTTGCTGCGACAAATTGAAATTCAAATATGCTGTAAAAGGCGACAACTTAAATACTCCGTTGTTTATGGAAATACCGACTTCGAGTACGATGAATGACTTGGTTGCCGAAATAAATAAAAGGCTTTATTTCCCCATTATGGCCAAGCTCCGCCCCGGAGGCAGCAGCATCGGCATTACTTTTCTTGAGGACGAGAGCACACTGCAAGAATGGATTCAAAACACTCCACCCCATGAACTGCCACACTATTTTTTTGAACAATATATTGCCGGGCGCTTTGTGACAGTCGGCCTCATCAAGATGGCTGCGGGGCTCATCACGCTGCCCCCTTTGGAAGTTAAATCAGGGACACGTTATTACGATGAACAAGTGAAACTTGGAGCACATGCCGATTCTGCACCTCCTGAATACTTTGTGCCGGCGCCTCTTGATGAGATAACCCTGAAAAAAGTTGCCGATATCGCTCAAAAAGCTTTTCTCGTTGCAGAATGTGACGTTTTAGGGCGCGTGGACCTGATGATCGACAACAGTGGAGAACCACACTTACTTGAAATCAATACGATTCCCGGCGTCGCACCAAACAGTAACTTCACCAATGCCTTCCAAAGCGTGGGGTTCTCATATGCCGAATTAGTGCTCTCCGTTTTGCGGACGGCTTTCTTAAAGGGCGCCACACATGAAATCAGAGCAGACGGTGAAATATATCAGTCAGCACTGGCATAAAAGCATTCGCGCTCGTGAGCTTTCAAATTACTCAGATGTTTTTTTGCAACACTGGTCGGAACGGTCCTGTGGTTTGGCTTGCGCCTCGATGATTATCAGATATTTCACTGCATTGCGACCTACCATCTTCGAGCTCTTTCACAAAGCCATGAGACACAACGCGTACAGCGAAAAGGGGTGGATTCACTGCAAGCTGGCCGTACTGTTACAGGAGTATGGTATCCAAGCCCAACCGGCTGCAGCAGCGCGCGATGATATCCTGAAAACACTGAACGACGGCAAAGTGTACATTGCGTCTGTCTCATATATGTTCCCCGTAAATGGGCCACGCGGCGGACATCTTGTCTTGGTCACTAGAGGGATCGATGTTCAAGGAAAGAAGTATTTTACACTATACGATCCATCAAAATGGGGAGAGAAAAGACGACGGATCAGCGTTGACCGGTTTATGTTGAGCTACAGCGGACGCGGTATTTTTGCATGGGACACACTATGAATTTCTCCACGACGAGCCTTCGGTTATTACTGAACACGCTTATCGTTTCCTCGGCATCATTTATGATCAATCCTCTGCTGGTCATAGGAGGGAGTGGCGCATTTCATACCAGTTACGCTCATCTCAGCACCGTGTTGGTGATCGCACTGGTCGCCGGCAACATCACGGCACTTGTGGCAACCACTTTTTTTACAACTCTGAATTACTATATCTGGCTGCGTCTTGCCATGTTCGGCTTGTTCGGGTCCGCAACACTAATGGCGGTCAGCGTATATCGCGGAGACCAATTTGGTTATTGGCTGTTTTGCATCGCTTTAGTGCTGTTGAGGATTTTTATGGCGACCGCCACGACCTTAACAAGAGTCATGCACACGATAACAAATTTGCACCATTCAGATTGTTCCCGGTTGTTCGCCCGTGCTTCCAGTTTTTTTGGGATCGGATCTGCAATCGGTCCGGTTATTGGGAGCTATGTTTATAGCGATGTCAATTTCTTCTCCGTCTTGGCGTTATCCGCACTTTTCTTTCTCGTTGGCTCTATTGCCATCGCTTCGGCACAAACAATAATAAGAGAGGATTTAAGTAAAGCATCTTTGCAACAAACTGAATTCAAACAATCGCCAGCTCTGAAAAAAATCTTTTCGTTATCCCGCAACGCTGTTTTCACAATCTTCGTTTCGATCTTGTTTTTTGTTCTCCTGGGACAATCTTTTGGTTTTATTCCAGTCCTTCTGAAAGAGTTGGGACATGTCGAATGGATCGGCACTTTCTTTTCCATTAACGCAGCTTTATTAATTGTGTTGTCCGAGCCTGTAGCGCTCTTTCTCAACAAGACTGCGCTGAAACAAACACATAAAATGATTCTCGGTCTTGCGCTGATGGTGCTAGCACTGTCTCTGTTCTCATTGACTAGCACGACCTTGTTTTGGCTGGTTATCATCACGTTGCTCTATTCTCTGGCAGAAATCATTTTTCAAACATACGCGATGGAGTTGATACGCCGCAATGAATCCCAATGGAAGATTCCGGCCACTGTGTCAGCATATACATTTTTTACTTCGGCGGTCGGTGTGGGATTGGGTCAGTACATTGGCTTGGTCTGCTACACTCATATCGGCGTGCGCTATTTATGGTCGGTGTGGTTTATTTTTGGAGTGGTTGCCCTATTTGGGCTATATAAGGTTTCCGAAGTGATGCAGTCGCAGGAGAAAACACCTGCGTCGGTTGGCGCCTAAAAAGAGATCTCCATGATGCCAAAAATATTAATTGTTTGCCCCCTTACTGAAAATGCAATTCGGCGCTATGTCGCTGCAGCAAAAAAATTGTCTCTTTCCCCAGTGCTGATTGTTCTCGTTGGCGAAACAGTGGCGGCCGATATTCTAAATTCAGCATCGGTGATGTACATTGAGAAATTGACCAATTCCCCTCTTGAATTGGTTGAACAATGCAGAAACTTGGCAATCAAGGCTGTCATTGCCGGAGGCGAATTTTCAGTGGCGGCGACGGAATTTCTTGCATCACAACTTGGCTTGATACGTTGCATGAAAGGCCGTCCCGATGTTTTGAGAAATAAATATACCATGCGCATGGCTTTTCAACGGGAGGGGGTTGATCAACCCGCTCTGCTTGGCGTCGCCGGCAATATGAGTGAGGTCGACGAGGTTGTTAGGAAAATCACTTCATACCCTATCATCACAAAACCAGCTGACATGGCAGGTTCATGGTTTGTTTCACTGAATATGACTCCTGAAGAAATCCCTGCCAATACAAAGCCTATTTTTGAATACAAAACATCAAAAGTAACAGGACTTGAGTTTGCTGGATTGTGCGTCTTTGAGGAGTTTTTTGAGGGCGATGAGTATAGCGCTGAAGTGATCGTTTTTGAGTCCCGAATATTGGCGATGTATTTCAACAAGAAGCTACTTTCTCAACTCCCATATTTTGATGAAATCGGCCACATTTGTGGAATAGCGCTTTCCGATCCTCTGAGAAACCGGCTGCAAAAAAACATCCGGGGTGTGCTACGAGCGGCAGACGTGCATAACGGAATCCTCCATGTCGAATTCAAACTGAAAGATGATAAAATGGTTATTATAGAAGTCGGTTGCCGCATAGCCGGCGATAAAATCTCGAATTTGGTCGAGTTGAAATATGGAGTCAATCTTGAGGAATGCATGATTCTTATCAAATCCGGAGTAGAGCCCCAGTTGCCGACTGCGAGCAATGAGTACCTTTACGGGATACGTTTTTTGTTTGGTGATGACAAACCAATCTCCTCAGCAAATGTACAGATTGTGGAGAACGCAATGGAGCACGGCAATCTCGGAACGCACAATTTGCAACGCACCCATATTTCCAACAGAATCGGTTATCAAATATGCAAATCGCGACATTATGATGAATTGGCGACAACAATATCTTCACTAGGGCGTGTGGACATTTGAAAGGTTGTCATTCTGCTGCGCCGCCGGAATGAATTGCCCAACGAGATCACACGGCGACGAGATCACGCTTCCGCAGTGCGGCGCGGGCGATTAGGGCGGCGGGGCTTCGTCGACCCGCGGGGCTAGCGCCACAGGCGCGCTGAGGGGGAGGCTCCAACGGCTTTGCCGTTGGAGGGGGCGACGCTAGCCCCTGATTGATGCCACACTTGCAACGGCGTCACGGCGGGGATTGAATTATCAACGGTGGCGGTCAGTGCAGTCACGGCGGCGCGGGCGGCGGCAATCGTGGTGAAATATGGGAGCCCGAGTTCGATCGTGGTGCGGCGGATGGAAAAGGAATCGGCGAGCACGGTCGGCACGTTGACGGTGGTGTTGATCACCATCGCGATCTCCCCTTCCCGCAAGGCATCGACAATGTGGGGCGAGCCTTCCGCGACTTTGCGCACGGTGCCAACGGCTAATCCGCGTTCCGCGCAGTAACGCGCGGTGCCGCCGGTCGCGACGATTTGGAATCCTGCGGCGAGCAGCTCTTTGCCGAGGTCCAGCGCGGCCGGTTTGTCGACGTCGCGCACACTCACGAAGACCGTGCCGGCGCGCGGGAGTCGATTCCCCGCTGCGGTCTGGGCCTTCAGGAAAGCGCCGGCGACGGTCGCGTCGATGCCCATCACTTCACCGGTGGAGCGCATCTCGGGACCGAGTTGCGGATCGACACCGGGGAATTTGAGGAACGGGAACACGGGCGACTTGACGCCGAAGTGGCTAATCGGCGGCATCGCCGGGCAGACGTCGCACAGCCGTTCGCCCAACATCAAGCGCGTGGCATATTGCGCGATCGGCCGCCCGACAACTTTAGCGACAAACGGGACGGTGCGCGAGGCGCGTGGATTCGCTTCCAACACGTAGACGGTTTCCCCTTGCACGGCGAATTGGATATTTAGCAAACCGACCACGTGGAGCGCGCACGCCAACGCGCGCGTCTGCGCCGCGATCCGTTCCATCACGGCGGGCGTTAATGAATACGGCGGGAGGACGCACGAGCTGTCGCCGGAGTGGACTCCCGCTTCTTCGATATGTTCCATCATGCCGACGATGGTCACATCGGTGCCGTCGCACAGCGCATCGACGTCCACTTCCACGGCGTTCTCGATGTAGCGATCGATCAGGACTGGATGTTCCGGCGCAACGGCGATCGCCTCGTGCCAATAGGTGCGCAGCGTGGCCGCGTCGGTGACGATCCGCATCGCGCGACCGCCCAACACGAACGACGGACGGACGAGCACGGGGAATCCGAGCCGCTCCGCGATGGTTTCGGCCTGCGCCAACGTGCGCGCGCTGCCGGCGGGCGGCTGCAGCAGGCCGAGTCGATGCAACAACGCGCTGAATTGGGCACGATCTTCGGCGCACTCGATCGCCTCCGGCGCGGTGCCGAGGATGGTCACGCCCGCCGCAACAAGCGGCTTCACCAGCTTCAGCGGTGTTTGTCCGCCGAATTGCACAATCACACCTTCTGGTTGCTCGCGCCGGATGATCGCTAAGGCGTCTTCGGGGGTGAGCGGTTCGAAATAGAGTCGGTCGGCCGTATCGTAGTCGGTACTCACCGTTTCCGGATTGCAGTTGATCATGATCGCTTCGACGCCTGCGGCGCGCAGCGCGAACACGGCTTGGACACAACAATAGTCGAATTCGATCCCTTGGCCGATGCGATTGGGGCCGGAGCCGAGGATGATGACTTTGCGCCGCGTAGTGGGGGGGCATTCCGTGACTAGTGACTGGTGGCTGGTGGCTGGTGCATCCCCTGCGCCGTCGTAGGTGGAATACAAATACGGCGTGTAGGCCTCGAATTCGGCGGCGCAGGTGTCGACGGTGCGATAGGTCGGTTGGAGCTGCGCGTGTTCCCGCGCCGCACGGACTGCCGCTTCGCTCACGCCGCAGATTTCGGCGATTTGGGAATCGGCGAAGCCGAGTCGTTTGGCCTGCGCCAGGCTCTCCGGCTGCAATCCGGTCCCGCGTAGACTTTCTTCCATTTCGATCAGCAAGCGCATTTGATAGAGGAACCACGGATCGACCTGCGTGTGTGCGGCGATCTCGTCGATGCCGAGTCCGCAGCGCAATGCCTCCGCGATCCACCACAAGCGATCGGGGCGCGGACTCCGCAACAATTCTCCGAATTGCGGCAACAACCGTTCGCCGTCACGGATGTGCGGATGGATCAGACCGCTGAAGCCCTGCTCCAACGAACGGATCGCTTTATGGAGCGATTCGGGAAACGTGCGGCCGATCGCCATCACTTCGCCCACCGATTTCATTTGGGTGGTTAACAGCGCATCGGTGGTGGGGAACTTTTCGAAGGTAAAGCGCGGGATTTTGGTGACGACGTAATCGATGACCGGTTCGAACGCGGCGGAGGTCTCGCGCGTGATGTCGTTGCGCAATTCGTCCAGGCGATAGCCGACCGCTAATTTCGCGGCGATCTTCGCGATCGGGTAGCCGGTCGCCTTCGAGGCCAGCGCGGAGGAACGCGACACACGCGGATTCATTTCGACCACGACCAGTGCGCCGTCGACCGGATTGACGGCGAATTGGACATTCGAACCGCCGGTCTCGACGCCGATCTCGCGCATGATCGCGATCGCCGCGTCGCGCATCCGTTGATATTCTTTGTCAGTCAAGGTCTGCGCGGGCGCGACGGTAATGCTGTCGCCGGTGTGCACGCCCATTGGGTCGAAGTTTTCAATCGAACAAATGATAACGACGTTGTCGGCGGTGTCGCGGACCACTTCGAGTTCGTATTCTTTCCATCCGAGCACGGAGGTCTCGAGCAGCACGCGATGCACTGGGCTTTGCGCGAGACCGAAGGCGACGGCGCGTTCGAATGCGTCGAGCGTATGTGCAATGCTGCCGCCGCTGCCGCCGAGCGTGAACGCGGGGCGGATGATCGCGGGCAGGCCGATGGTTTCCAGCGCGGTCCGGCCTTCGTCGGGCGTGCTGACGTAGACGCTCGCCGGGACGTCGAGGCCGATCCGCGCCATCGCTTCTTTAAACAGCAAGCGATCTTCCGCTTTGCGGATCGCGTCGACGTTGGCGCCGATCAGACGCACGCCGTACTGCTGCAATACGCCGGCGTCGTGCAGTGCGAGCGCCAAGTTGAGCGCCGTCTGTCCGCCCATCGTGGGGAGCAACGCGTCCGGGCGTTCCGCGGCAATGATTGCGGCAAGGTGTTCCACGGTCAACGGTTCGATGTAGGTGCGATCGGCGAATTCCGGATCGGTCATGATCGTGGCGGGATTGGAATTGACGAGGATGACTCGGTAGCCCTCTTCCTTCAGCGCCTTGCAGGCCTGCGTGCCGGAGTAATCGAACTCACACGCCTGCCCGATCACAATCGGCCCGGAGCCGATGAGGAGGATGGACGAGATGTCAGTGCGTTTTGGCATGTTTAATAAATTACGCACTCAGTAGTTGCACAAACTCCTCAAACAATCCGGCGGCGTCGTGGGGGCCGGGGCTGGCTTCGGGGTGGTATTGCACGGCGAAGAGCGGATCGCGGGTGGAACGGAACCCTTCGACCGTACCGTCGTTCAGATTCAGTTGCGTGACTTCGATGTCGGCCGGGAGCGTGTCTGGATCGACGGCGAAGCCGTGGTTCTGCGAGGTGATCAACACGCGGCCGCTGCGCAGATCGTGAACCGGCTGATTGGCACCGCGGTGACCGAATTTGAGTTTAAATGTTGTTGCGCCGAGCGCGCGCGCAACGAGCTGATGGCCGAGACAGATGCCGAACAGCGGCACGCGTCCGATCAGCGCGCGCAGTGTGGCGACCACGCCGTCGACTGCGGCCGGATCGCCGGGGCCGTTGGAGAGCAACACGCCTGCCGGGTGCCGCGCCAACACGTCGTCCGCGCTCGTGGTGGCCGGAACGACGTCGACCGCCACGCCACGATCGACCAGCATCCGCAAGATATTCCGTTTCGCGCCACAGTCGAAGACGACGACACGCGGCGTCTCCGCAGTGGGCGCCGGACGCGCCGTCATACGCCAGCTCGGTTCGTTCCAGCGATACGGCTTCGCGCACGTGACCGCGCTGACGAGCTCTTGCCCCGCCATCGACGGCAAGCGTTTGGCCAGTGCGACCAACGCGGCCGTGTCGTGAATGGTAGTGGAAATGATGCCCGGCATCGCGCCGGCGGTCCGCAAGCGACGCGTCAACGCGCGGGTGTCGATCCCTTCGATCGCGACCACGCCGTGGCGCTGCAAGTACTGATGCAGCGGTTGCGTGGAGCGCCAATTACTGGGGAACGGACAGTAGTCGCGCACGATGAAACCGCCCGCTTGCGGGACCAACGCCTCGACGTCGTCCGCATTCACGCCGACATTGCCGATATGCGGGCAGGTCATCGTGACGAGTTGGCCACGATACGATGGGTCGGTGAGAATTTCTTGGTAGCCGGTCAGCGCAGTATTAAAGACGACTTCTCCGGCAGCATCGGCCGCAGCGCCAAAGGAGCGTCCCGGAAAGATCGTGCCGTCGGCCAAGACTAACCATGCATCGACGTTCATGAGTAGACGATGTTCCCCTGCACGATGGTGTACAAGACTTTTCCCTTCAGCTTCCACCCTTCGAAGACCGAATTGCGGCTCTTGGAGCGGAACTCGGCGGCGTGGATGGTCGTCGGACGTTGCGGGTCGAAGATCGTGAGATCGGCGGCGTCGCCTATACCTAAGCGCCCGGCGGGCAGCGCCAAGATCCGCGCCGGGCCGACGGTGAAGAGTTCCACGAGCCGCGCAAGCGAGACGACGCGCTCTTCGACTAAGCGCAGACACACGGGCAGCGCGGTTTCCAGGCCCACGGTCCCGGGCGCTGCTTCTTCAATGGGAACGTCGCCTTTCACCGTGATATCGTGCGGCGCATGGTCGGTGGCGATGCAGTCGATCGTGCCGTCGCGCAACGCCCGGCGCAACACCGCGCGGTCACTGTCGGTGCGGAGCGGCGGATTGACACGAAAGACCGGATCGAAATCTTCCAACACGGCGTCGGTCAGGAAGAGATGATGCGGCGTAGCCTCGGCCGTGATTGGAACACGTTCTTCCTTGGCCGCGACAATGGCCGCGAGACCTGCGGCGCTACTCAGATGTTGAAAGTGGACGCGGCCGCCAGTTAAACGGGCCAGCGCGGCATCGCGGCGGATGATGATTTCTTCGGCCGCTGCCGGACGCCCGCGCAGACCTAAGCGGGCGGCGACTTCGCCTTCATGCGCCACGCCGCCGGCGCAGAGGCAACTCTCTTCGGCATGGACCAAGATCGGGAGATCGAAGTCGCGCGCATATTCGAGCGCGCGCCGCATCAGCAATGCGTTGTCGACATTGCGGCCGTCATCGGAAATGGCCACGACGCCTTCGGCCTTCAAGTCGCCGATATCGGCCAACGCTTGGCCTTCCAAACCGCGCGACAATGCCCCGACCGGATAGACGCGCACGGCAGCGTGCGTGGCGCGTTCGCGGATGTAGCGCGTGACCGCCGCACAATCGTTGACCGGCTTCGTGTTGGCCATGCACACGATGCTGGTAAAGCCGCCAGCCGCGGCGGCCGCAGCGCCGCTGGCGATGTCTTCTTTATATTCCTCGCCCGGGTCGCGCAGATGGGTATGGATGTCGATCCAGCCGGGCGTCACCACGGCACCGCGCGCATCGAGCACCGTGGCGCCGGCCGGGGCTTGGCGCGCAGTCGTCCATTCCGCAACCACGCCGTTACGGATCACGCAATTGATCCGTTGGTCCACCTTGCGCGCCGGATCGATCACTCGGCCATTTATGATAAAGAGGTTCATGAGTTTTTTGTCGCGCATAGTAAATACAACACCGCCATCCGCACCGCGATGCCGTTTTCGACTTGATCGAGGATCAGCGAGCGCGCGCCGTCGGCGACATCGGGCGCAATCTCGACGCCGCGATTGACCGGTCCGGGATGCATGATCACGACGTCCGGCTTCGCGCCCGCCAAGCGCCGCGCACTCACGCCATAGTGGCGCGCATATTCGCGCAGGCTCGGCAACGCGAAGCCGTGCAAGCGTTCTTGTTGAATGCGCAGACACATCACGACGTCCGCGGCGCGAATCGCCGCTTCGACGGAGGCCGCGACGGTCACGCCCCATTGCGCTAACGGCGGCGGCAACAACGTCCGCGGCCCGGCCGCAATGACTTTTGCGCCCATCTTGCGCAACAGAATGATGTCGGAACGCGCCACGCGCGAATGCTCCACGTCGCCGAGGATCGCGACCGTGAGGCCGCGAATCCGGCCCTTCGCTTCTTGAATCGTCAATGCGTCGAGCAACGCTTGCGTGGGGTGTTCGTGCATTCCGTCGCCGGCGTTAATGATGTGACACTGCGGCAACAACGCGGCCACGCGCTGCGGCACGCCGCTCCCGCGATGACGGATGATCAAGGCATCCGGCTGCATGGCGTGCAACGTGCGCACGGTGTCAACGATCGACTCGCCTTTAGTCAGCGCGGACGCGCTGGGCGAAAAATTGACCGTGTCCGCGGAAAGCCGTTTCGCCGCGATATCGAACGAGCTGCTGGTACGCGTGCTGGTTTCGAAGAAGCAGTTAATGATCGTCTTGCCGCGCAACGTCGGGACTTTTTTGATCTCGCGGAACGAAATTTCTTTCAGCGCGCGCGCAGTGTCGAGGATGGTTTCAATGTCGCGACGGGAGAGATCGGCAATACGTAAAAGATGCTGGTGACGAAACGGGACCGGCGGCAGCGGAGTTTCCGGGGTTGAGGCCTTCATCGTCACCCAACTCAGTTCGGTTACTGTTGCGTCTTGATCAGGACTTGATTCGACCCATCCGTGTCTTTCAGTAATACCTTCACGTTTTCCTGCCGCGTCGTCTTGACCATCCGGCCCACGTAATCGGCCTGGACCGGCAATTCGCGATAGCCGCGATCGATCAAGACCGCGAGCTGTACAAAGCGCGGACGGCCGAAATCGGTCAGCGCATCCAGCGCGGCGCGCACGGTGCGACCGGTGTAGAGCACGTCGTCGACGAGGATGACGCCTTTGCCCGCGATCGGAAACGGCAGTTCGGTCCGTTTCACGACCGGCTGGTGATCGACTTCCGAGAGATCGTCGCGATACAGATTGATGTCGAGCATCCCGACCGGGATGGGGTTGCCGGAGAGTTGCGAGTATTTACGCGCCATCCATTCCGCGAGCGGCACCCCGCGCGTGCGGATGCCGACCAGCACGACGTCGCGCTCATTGCCGACGCGGTCGATGACTTGGCGAATCATCGCTTCGATGGCCTGGTCCATATCGGCTTCGGACATATAATGACGCGCTTCGGGTGTCCCCATGCTGACCTCCTGTGCCATGAATTCCCCTTCCCACGCCCCGCTCACTCCACCGACATCGGACATTTGCCACACGGCCTGATACGGCAAGACCTCGCTCACTAGTTCCATTGCCATACGCCCCCCCTGGACGCGCACTCGTAGACGCTTTGACGATCTACTGTCAACTCCTTCCCCGTTTTTTTTTGACTGTGCGAAAGATCGCTCTTATAATTCGCCGCGCTTGCAGCGGTTGCTCAAGTATGATCTTTAACTTCGCGAGGGGAACGCGCAATCATGGTCACCACGGCTCGCACACGCCGACCGCCACGGAAAGAACTCTGGGCCATCTTGGCGTTGGCGGCAGGCGTTTTTTTTAGTCTCTGCCTCATTTCCTACGATCCGGCCGATCCGGCCCTCAACGTGGCCTCGAATGTTAGCGGCGTCACGAATCTGGGCGGACTCGTCGGCGCGTATCTGGCCGACATTCTCTTCTCCGTGTTCGGCATCAGCGCCTACGTGCTGGCGGGCATCTTCTTCCTGATCAGCACGCTGCTCTTCTTGGGCCGCGACGTGAGTCTGCATCCGCGACAGTCGTTGGCATATGTGGTCATGATCGTCGCGGCAGCAGCGGTGCTGCATTTGCGATTCGAGATGGTTTCGATCCACGGGCAACCAATCGAGGCGGGCGGATTCGTCGGCGGGCTGCTCGGCGGCATGACGGCGCGCTATCTGAATTTGGCCGGGGCCTATGTCGTCGCTGGAACGCTCTTTTTTATCGCCTTCATTTACGCGACGCATGTCTCGCTCTTTTTCCTGTTGCGCTGGAGTTGGCAACTCCTGCGGTTCGGCGCCCATCGGTTGGGACGCGGCCTCGTGATCGCGGCGGCCCGCAGTCAACGCGGCGTTCCGAAACTGGCCCGTGCGTTGGCGGCACGCTACACCGCATGGCAAGAGCGCCGCGCCGTACGCGCCGCAGCCGCGCCAATGGCAACGCGACGCACGACGACAGCGAACGTTCGGATCAGTCGCGCTCCAGACGCCGACGGCGGCTTGTCGGCGACTGATCACGAACCCCCAGCCATGAGTCCCGAGCCACCAGTCCCCAGCCACCAGTCCCCAGCCACCGCATCCGGTCCGAAAATTTTCGAACGCCGCGATCTGCATGAAAAAGAAAAGGCCATTAAGGAAGCCCAGCTCGAACTGGCGCGA
This portion of the Deltaproteobacteria bacterium genome encodes:
- a CDS encoding ATP-grasp domain-containing protein translates to MMPKILIVCPLTENAIRRYVAAAKKLSLSPVLIVLVGETVAADILNSASVMYIEKLTNSPLELVEQCRNLAIKAVIAGGEFSVAATEFLASQLGLIRCMKGRPDVLRNKYTMRMAFQREGVDQPALLGVAGNMSEVDEVVRKITSYPIITKPADMAGSWFVSLNMTPEEIPANTKPIFEYKTSKVTGLEFAGLCVFEEFFEGDEYSAEVIVFESRILAMYFNKKLLSQLPYFDEIGHICGIALSDPLRNRLQKNIRGVLRAADVHNGILHVEFKLKDDKMVIIEVGCRIAGDKISNLVELKYGVNLEECMILIKSGVEPQLPTASNEYLYGIRFLFGDDKPISSANVQIVENAMEHGNLGTHNLQRTHISNRIGYQICKSRHYDELATTISSLGRVDI
- a CDS encoding dihydroorotase, producing MNLFIINGRVIDPARKVDQRINCVIRNGVVAEWTTARQAPAGATVLDARGAVVTPGWIDIHTHLRDPGEEYKEDIASGAAAAAAGGFTSIVCMANTKPVNDCAAVTRYIRERATHAAVRVYPVGALSRGLEGQALADIGDLKAEGVVAISDDGRNVDNALLMRRALEYARDFDLPILVHAEESCLCAGGVAHEGEVAARLGLRGRPAAAEEIIIRRDAALARLTGGRVHFQHLSSAAGLAAIVAAKEERVPITAEATPHHLFLTDAVLEDFDPVFRVNPPLRTDSDRAVLRRALRDGTIDCIATDHAPHDITVKGDVPIEEAAPGTVGLETALPVCLRLVEERVVSLARLVELFTVGPARILALPAGRLGIGDAADLTIFDPQRPTTIHAAEFRSKSRNSVFEGWKLKGKVLYTIVQGNIVYS
- the carA gene encoding glutamine-hydrolyzing carbamoyl-phosphate synthase small subunit, producing MNVDAWLVLADGTIFPGRSFGAAADAAGEVVFNTALTGYQEILTDPSYRGQLVTMTCPHIGNVGVNADDVEALVPQAGGFIVRDYCPFPSNWRSTQPLHQYLQRHGVVAIEGIDTRALTRRLRTAGAMPGIISTTIHDTAALVALAKRLPSMAGQELVSAVTCAKPYRWNEPSWRMTARPAPTAETPRVVVFDCGAKRNILRMLVDRGVAVDVVPATTSADDVLARHPAGVLLSNGPGDPAAVDGVVATLRALIGRVPLFGICLGHQLVARALGATTFKLKFGHRGANQPVHDLRSGRVLITSQNHGFAVDPDTLPADIEVTQLNLNDGTVEGFRSTRDPLFAVQYHPEASPGPHDAAGLFEEFVQLLSA
- the carB gene encoding carbamoyl-phosphate synthase large subunit; this encodes MPKRTDISSILLIGSGPIVIGQACEFDYSGTQACKALKEEGYRVILVNSNPATIMTDPEFADRTYIEPLTVEHLAAIIAAERPDALLPTMGGQTALNLALALHDAGVLQQYGVRLIGANVDAIRKAEDRLLFKEAMARIGLDVPASVYVSTPDEGRTALETIGLPAIIRPAFTLGGSGGSIAHTLDAFERAVAFGLAQSPVHRVLLETSVLGWKEYELEVVRDTADNVVIICSIENFDPMGVHTGDSITVAPAQTLTDKEYQRMRDAAIAIMREIGVETGGSNVQFAVNPVDGALVVVEMNPRVSRSSALASKATGYPIAKIAAKLAVGYRLDELRNDITRETSAAFEPVIDYVVTKIPRFTFEKFPTTDALLTTQMKSVGEVMAIGRTFPESLHKAIRSLEQGFSGLIHPHIRDGERLLPQFGELLRSPRPDRLWWIAEALRCGLGIDEIAAHTQVDPWFLYQMRLLIEMEESLRGTGLQPESLAQAKRLGFADSQIAEICGVSEAAVRAAREHAQLQPTYRTVDTCAAEFEAYTPYLYSTYDGAGDAPATSHQSLVTECPPTTRRKVIILGSGPNRIGQGIEFDYCCVQAVFALRAAGVEAIMINCNPETVSTDYDTADRLYFEPLTPEDALAIIRREQPEGVIVQFGGQTPLKLVKPLVAAGVTILGTAPEAIECAEDRAQFSALLHRLGLLQPPAGSARTLAQAETIAERLGFPVLVRPSFVLGGRAMRIVTDAATLRTYWHEAIAVAPEHPVLIDRYIENAVEVDVDALCDGTDVTIVGMMEHIEEAGVHSGDSSCVLPPYSLTPAVMERIAAQTRALACALHVVGLLNIQFAVQGETVYVLEANPRASRTVPFVAKVVGRPIAQYATRLMLGERLCDVCPAMPPISHFGVKSPVFPFLKFPGVDPQLGPEMRSTGEVMGIDATVAGAFLKAQTAAGNRLPRAGTVFVSVRDVDKPAALDLGKELLAAGFQIVATGGTARYCAERGLAVGTVRKVAEGSPHIVDALREGEIAMVINTTVNVPTVLADSFSIRRTTIELGLPYFTTIAAARAAVTALTATVDNSIPAVTPLQVWHQSGASVAPSNGKAVGASPSARLWR
- a CDS encoding C39 family peptidase; protein product: MKSEQTVKYISQHWHKSIRARELSNYSDVFLQHWSERSCGLACASMIIRYFTALRPTIFELFHKAMRHNAYSEKGWIHCKLAVLLQEYGIQAQPAAAARDDILKTLNDGKVYIASVSYMFPVNGPRGGHLVLVTRGIDVQGKKYFTLYDPSKWGEKRRRISVDRFMLSYSGRGIFAWDTL
- a CDS encoding MFS transporter; this translates as MNFSTTSLRLLLNTLIVSSASFMINPLLVIGGSGAFHTSYAHLSTVLVIALVAGNITALVATTFFTTLNYYIWLRLAMFGLFGSATLMAVSVYRGDQFGYWLFCIALVLLRIFMATATTLTRVMHTITNLHHSDCSRLFARASSFFGIGSAIGPVIGSYVYSDVNFFSVLALSALFFLVGSIAIASAQTIIREDLSKASLQQTEFKQSPALKKIFSLSRNAVFTIFVSILFFVLLGQSFGFIPVLLKELGHVEWIGTFFSINAALLIVLSEPVALFLNKTALKQTHKMILGLALMVLALSLFSLTSTTLFWLVIITLLYSLAEIIFQTYAMELIRRNESQWKIPATVSAYTFFTSAVGVGLGQYIGLVCYTHIGVRYLWSVWFIFGVVALFGLYKVSEVMQSQEKTPASVGA